A stretch of the Rhizomicrobium sp. genome encodes the following:
- a CDS encoding histidine kinase dimerization/phosphoacceptor domain -containing protein — protein sequence MAPHTPPHSDIALDLALAVIASSDAPLLLLNSALTVVAASRSFCRVFQIDPAAVQGRALAELGAGEWNILQLSALLRATASGYAEVQDYEMDLKREGRDDRSLIINAHKLDYTGGTDARLILAVSDVTDARTAEKLRNDLLRDKDALLKDKAVLLQELQHRVANSLQIIASVLMQSARKVQSEETRTHLFDAHQRVMSVAALQQHLAASTAGDVTLRPYLTVLCESIGASMIRDHSKLSLEVDVDDSTTSADVSVSLGLIVTELVINALKHAFPNDSSGRIKVDYNSHGPNWTLSVSDTGVGMPKNAVNPKPGLGTNIVQALAGQLQATIKVAEAHPGTMVSIVHSQIAAVQSAAAMPGGHAI from the coding sequence ATGGCTCCCCATACGCCGCCGCATTCCGATATCGCGCTCGATCTTGCGCTAGCGGTCATTGCGTCTTCCGACGCGCCGCTGCTGCTCTTGAACAGCGCGCTCACCGTCGTCGCCGCGAGCAGGTCGTTCTGCCGCGTGTTCCAGATCGATCCCGCCGCGGTGCAGGGCCGTGCGCTCGCGGAGCTCGGCGCGGGCGAATGGAACATATTGCAACTCTCGGCGCTGCTTCGCGCGACCGCTTCGGGTTACGCCGAGGTGCAGGACTATGAAATGGATCTCAAGCGCGAAGGCCGCGACGATCGCAGCCTGATCATCAATGCCCACAAGCTCGACTACACCGGCGGCACCGATGCACGGTTGATCCTGGCCGTCTCGGACGTCACCGACGCGCGGACGGCCGAAAAACTCCGGAACGACCTGCTGCGGGACAAGGACGCCCTGCTGAAGGACAAAGCGGTTCTGCTCCAGGAATTGCAGCATCGCGTCGCCAATTCCCTCCAGATCATCGCGAGCGTCCTGATGCAAAGCGCGCGCAAGGTGCAGTCGGAGGAAACCCGGACGCATCTGTTCGATGCGCACCAGCGCGTCATGTCGGTCGCCGCGCTGCAACAGCATCTAGCCGCCTCGACCGCCGGCGACGTCACCCTGCGTCCCTATCTCACCGTTCTTTGCGAGAGCATCGGCGCATCGATGATCCGCGATCACAGCAAGCTGTCGCTCGAGGTGGATGTCGACGACAGCACCACCAGTGCCGACGTCTCCGTAAGCCTGGGACTGATCGTGACGGAGCTGGTGATCAATGCTCTCAAGCATGCCTTCCCGAACGACAGCAGCGGCAGGATCAAGGTCGACTATAATTCCCATGGGCCTAATTGGACTCTGTCGGTCAGCGACACCGGCGTCGGCATGCCCAAGAATGCTGTGAACCCGAAACCCGGCCTGGGCACGAATATCGTCCAGGCGCTTGCGGGCCAGTTGCAGGCCACGATCAAGGTAGCGGAAGCGCATCCCGGCACGATGGTCTCCATCGTCCACAGCCAGATAGCGGCCGTCCAGAGCGCCGCCGCTATGCCCGGAGGACACGCGATCTAG
- a CDS encoding response regulator yields MEHSLSAIAPQPKRGRYGKSAADGVVVLIVENEVLIRLNAVQMVEDAGYIALEASNADDAIAILKQRRDIGAVFTDVSMSGCKSGLQLAHAVRRRWPPIHLIVTSGLPAEDEVPPGSHFIRKPYENARVVALLHKLFGGT; encoded by the coding sequence ATGGAACATTCCCTCTCGGCGATCGCGCCGCAGCCCAAGCGCGGACGCTACGGCAAGTCGGCCGCCGACGGTGTGGTCGTCCTGATCGTCGAAAACGAAGTGCTTATCCGCCTGAACGCCGTCCAAATGGTGGAGGACGCCGGATACATCGCATTGGAGGCCTCCAACGCCGACGACGCGATCGCGATCCTGAAGCAACGCCGGGATATCGGCGCCGTGTTCACGGACGTCTCCATGTCCGGCTGCAAGAGCGGATTGCAGCTGGCGCACGCCGTACGCCGGCGCTGGCCGCCCATCCACCTGATCGTCACGTCGGGGCTTCCTGCCGAGGATGAGGTGCCGCCCGGCTCTCATTTCATCCGCAAGCCGTACGAAAATGCGCGCGTCGTTGCACTCTTGCACAAACTTTTCGGTGGCACCTGA
- a CDS encoding NAD(P)/FAD-dependent oxidoreductase — MDRTDVIVVGAGVIGLAVARALALAGREVVILERERRFGTGVSSRNSEVIHAGIYYPRGSLKAAFCRDGRSRLYSYCDSHKVPYDRCGKLIVAEAGSPAGALDALHALAAANGVEDIARLSAREATRLEPELVCGSALLSPSTGIIDSHAYMLSLLGDAQEHGAVIAYDSKIVRLVPETDGVTAQIAGSALKARVVINAAGLDATAVARTIDGLDSAAIPETFFAKGCYFTLSGRCPFRRLIYPLPDEAGLGVHLTLDLAGRAKFGPDVEWIDSIDYDVPPARASSFYAAVRRYWPGLPDGALVPGYAGIRPKIAGPGAAAADFRIADGRAHGAPGVINLFGIESPGLTASLAIADHVERLTRTIFDA, encoded by the coding sequence ATGGATAGAACGGACGTCATCGTCGTCGGTGCCGGGGTCATAGGCTTGGCCGTGGCGCGCGCCCTCGCCCTGGCGGGGCGCGAGGTCGTGATCCTGGAACGCGAGCGCCGGTTCGGAACCGGCGTCAGCTCCCGGAACAGTGAAGTCATCCATGCCGGCATCTATTACCCGCGCGGCTCGCTCAAGGCCGCGTTCTGCCGGGATGGCCGTTCGCGGCTCTACAGCTACTGCGATAGCCACAAGGTCCCTTATGACCGGTGCGGCAAGCTCATTGTCGCCGAAGCCGGTTCTCCCGCCGGCGCACTCGATGCGCTTCACGCACTCGCAGCGGCCAACGGCGTCGAAGATATCGCACGATTGTCGGCGCGGGAGGCAACCAGGCTCGAGCCGGAGCTGGTATGCGGCAGCGCCCTGCTGTCGCCATCGACCGGCATCATCGACAGCCACGCCTATATGCTGTCCCTGCTCGGCGACGCGCAAGAGCATGGCGCGGTCATCGCCTATGACAGCAAGATCGTGCGCCTCGTGCCCGAAACGGACGGCGTGACGGCACAAATCGCGGGCTCGGCGCTCAAGGCTCGTGTCGTGATCAATGCGGCAGGTCTCGACGCGACGGCCGTCGCGCGCACCATCGACGGTTTGGATTCCGCCGCGATCCCGGAAACCTTTTTCGCCAAGGGCTGCTATTTCACGCTGTCCGGGCGCTGCCCCTTTCGCCGCCTGATCTATCCGTTGCCGGACGAAGCGGGACTTGGGGTCCATCTCACGCTCGATCTGGCGGGCCGGGCGAAATTCGGGCCCGACGTCGAATGGATCGACAGCATCGACTACGACGTGCCGCCGGCCCGCGCCAGCTCGTTCTACGCGGCCGTCCGGCGCTATTGGCCGGGGCTGCCCGACGGCGCACTCGTCCCGGGCTATGCCGGCATCCGTCCCAAGATCGCCGGTCCCGGCGCCGCGGCGGCGGATTTCCGGATCGCGGACGGACGCGCGCATGGCGCGCCGGGCGTCATCAACCTTTTCGGCATCGAGTCGCCGGGCCTGACCGCGTCGCTCGCGATCGCCGACCATGTCGAGCGCCTTACACGGACGATCTTCGATGCGTGA
- a CDS encoding GMC family oxidoreductase N-terminal domain-containing protein, with translation MRDLGTYDYIVVGAGSAGCVLANRLSADGRHSVLLVEAGGSDNRLWIRIPLGYGKLFADPAVNWLYQTVPQRALNGRRIAQPRGKVLGGSSSINGLLYIRGQRQDFDAWRDGGATGWGFDDVLPYFRKAEDQQRGADAFHATGGPLPVSDQTEPHPLCDAFIAAAAAAGHPVNRDFNGAAQEGAGYYQTTSRRGLRVSAATAYLRQARRRSNLRILTHANATRLVIENNKARAVELNVRGERARADVRGEVVVAAGAIGTPHLLQLSGIGPASLLRSHGVDVIRDLPVGEGCQDHLQMRAVYRSTKAFTLNDDMLRLHRRLWIAARFAFLRKGPLTVSAGYAGGFFRSRTDLDRPDMQVHFINFSTDKMGTSLHPYSGFTASSCQLRPTSRGTVRITSPDPKAAPAIDPNYLGTEDDRVATVEGFKALRAIMACEPVRAFVAAEMEPGPHIATDAELLAYCRERSSSLYHPSCTAQMGTGANAVVDPRLRVRGIEGLRIADASVMPALVSGNCHAAIVMIGEKASDMIRADAGIQSPGR, from the coding sequence ATGCGTGACCTCGGGACGTACGATTACATCGTGGTGGGCGCGGGCTCGGCCGGCTGCGTCCTCGCCAACCGGCTCAGCGCCGACGGCCGGCACAGCGTGCTGCTCGTCGAGGCCGGCGGCTCGGACAACAGGCTCTGGATCCGCATTCCGCTGGGCTATGGCAAGCTCTTCGCGGATCCGGCCGTGAACTGGCTCTACCAGACCGTTCCGCAGCGCGCGTTGAACGGCCGCCGGATCGCCCAGCCGCGCGGCAAGGTGCTGGGCGGGAGCAGTTCGATCAACGGCCTGCTCTATATCCGCGGCCAGCGGCAGGATTTCGACGCCTGGCGCGACGGCGGCGCGACCGGCTGGGGATTCGACGACGTCCTGCCCTATTTCCGGAAGGCGGAAGACCAGCAGCGCGGCGCCGACGCGTTTCACGCGACGGGCGGCCCGTTGCCCGTATCGGACCAGACCGAACCGCATCCGCTTTGCGACGCCTTCATCGCGGCCGCGGCGGCAGCCGGACACCCCGTCAACCGCGACTTCAACGGCGCGGCACAGGAAGGGGCCGGATATTACCAGACGACGTCGCGCCGCGGCCTTCGCGTCAGCGCCGCGACTGCTTATCTGCGGCAGGCGCGACGGCGGTCCAATCTGCGCATCCTCACGCACGCGAACGCCACGCGCCTCGTCATCGAGAACAACAAGGCCCGCGCCGTCGAACTGAACGTCAGGGGCGAACGCGCGCGGGCCGATGTGCGCGGCGAGGTCGTGGTCGCGGCCGGGGCGATCGGCACGCCGCACTTGCTGCAGCTCTCCGGCATCGGGCCGGCCTCCCTGCTGCGCTCGCACGGGGTCGATGTCATCCGGGACCTGCCGGTCGGCGAAGGCTGCCAGGATCATCTGCAGATGCGCGCGGTGTATCGCAGCACCAAAGCGTTCACCCTCAACGACGACATGCTGCGCCTGCACCGCCGGCTGTGGATCGCGGCCCGCTTCGCCTTCCTGCGCAAGGGGCCGCTGACCGTCAGCGCGGGATATGCCGGCGGCTTCTTCCGCTCGCGCACCGATCTCGACCGGCCCGACATGCAGGTCCACTTCATCAATTTCTCCACCGACAAGATGGGCACGAGCCTGCACCCCTATTCGGGCTTCACCGCGTCGTCGTGCCAGCTGCGGCCGACCAGCCGGGGGACCGTGCGGATAACCTCGCCCGATCCCAAGGCGGCACCCGCCATCGATCCGAACTATCTCGGTACGGAGGACGATCGCGTCGCCACCGTCGAGGGATTCAAGGCTCTCCGCGCGATCATGGCCTGCGAGCCGGTCCGCGCCTTCGTGGCGGCGGAGATGGAGCCTGGCCCGCACATCGCCACCGATGCGGAGCTGCTCGCCTATTGCCGCGAGCGCAGCAGCTCGCTGTATCATCCGAGCTGCACGGCCCAGATGGGCACGGGCGCGAACGCCGTCGTCGATCCACGGCTGCGCGTCCGCGGCATCGAAGGCCTCCGGATTGCCGATGCATCGGTCATGCCGGCGCTGGTCTCCGGCAATTGCCATGCCGCCATCGTGATGATCGGCGAAAAGGCCTCGGATATGATACGCGCCGACGCCGGAATACAGTCGCCGGGCCGCTGA
- a CDS encoding DUF1003 domain-containing protein has protein sequence MTGKTSERDFAAADGMPLPTHVEEAIQAIAAMHAAHREEASWLDRSIDRVTAAVAKANFLFGVAAVLVLWVLANALSQRAGFGAFDAWPFPLLALCVSCAALFIAILILASQRRADRLANLREQMTLETVLLNTQKASKLIDLMEEFRRDSPNVKDRVDLEAMEMAGMPDHETVLNAIQEINDNLPAER, from the coding sequence ATGACCGGAAAGACATCAGAACGCGATTTCGCGGCGGCGGATGGGATGCCGCTGCCCACGCATGTGGAAGAGGCGATCCAGGCAATCGCCGCGATGCACGCCGCCCATCGGGAGGAAGCATCGTGGCTTGATCGATCGATCGACAGGGTCACCGCGGCCGTCGCAAAGGCGAATTTCCTGTTCGGCGTCGCCGCGGTGCTCGTATTGTGGGTGCTCGCCAACGCCCTGTCGCAGCGGGCCGGCTTCGGGGCTTTCGACGCATGGCCGTTTCCGCTGCTTGCGCTCTGCGTCTCCTGCGCCGCGCTTTTCATCGCGATTCTCATTCTGGCCAGTCAAAGGCGGGCCGATCGTCTGGCAAACCTTCGCGAACAGATGACGCTCGAAACCGTGCTGCTGAACACGCAGAAGGCGTCGAAGCTCATCGACCTGATGGAGGAATTCCGGCGCGACAGCCCCAACGTCAAAGACCGGGTGGACCTGGAAGCCATGGAAATGGCCGGCATGCCCGACCATGAGACCGTGCTGAATGCCATCCAGGAAATAAACGACAATCTGCCTGCGGAAAGGTGA
- a CDS encoding glucose 1-dehydrogenase, translated as MTTQAEGRDPRLLFDLTSKVALITGGNRGLGLAIAEGLAGFGAKIVIAARDQAAAEDSLATLRTSGADCIFVKTEVEGADSRQHCIEAAVDRFGRLDILVNNAGISIRKPPEELSLDEWHKVIEVNLTAPFALATAAYPALKKSGGGKIINIGSLYSTFGAPLVAPYAASKGGIVQLTRSLATAWAKDNIQVNALLPGWHDTELTARARTDVAGLNEKVLSRTPAGRWGTPADIRGAAIFLASPASDFVTGASLVVDGGFSVQG; from the coding sequence ATGACCACCCAGGCCGAAGGCCGCGATCCGCGTCTTCTCTTCGATCTTACGAGCAAGGTGGCGCTGATCACCGGCGGCAATCGCGGACTTGGCTTGGCGATTGCCGAGGGGCTTGCCGGCTTCGGGGCCAAGATCGTCATTGCCGCGCGAGACCAGGCGGCCGCCGAAGACAGCCTGGCGACGCTGCGGACGAGCGGAGCCGATTGCATCTTCGTCAAGACCGAGGTCGAGGGCGCGGACTCGCGGCAGCACTGTATCGAAGCGGCTGTGGACCGGTTCGGGCGGCTGGACATTCTCGTGAACAATGCGGGGATCAGCATCCGCAAACCGCCCGAAGAACTGTCGCTCGACGAATGGCACAAGGTGATCGAGGTGAACCTGACGGCGCCGTTTGCGCTCGCGACCGCGGCCTATCCGGCGCTCAAGAAATCCGGCGGCGGAAAGATCATCAATATCGGCTCGCTGTACTCGACATTCGGCGCCCCGCTTGTCGCGCCCTATGCCGCGAGCAAGGGCGGCATCGTGCAGCTGACCCGCTCCCTCGCCACCGCCTGGGCCAAGGACAACATCCAGGTGAACGCGCTTCTCCCCGGATGGCACGACACCGAATTGACCGCCCGCGCCCGCACCGACGTGGCGGGCCTCAACGAGAAGGTCCTGAGCCGGACGCCGGCGGGACGATGGGGAACGCCCGCGGATATCCGCGGCGCCGCGATCTTCCTTGCCAGCCCGGCGTCGGACTTCGTGACCGGCGCCTCGCTGGTGGTCGATGGCGGGTTTTCCGTGCAGGGCTGA
- a CDS encoding RraA family protein: protein MTDLALARARALDTATLSDALDKLGIVGQCHRIAPRSTAFKAAGRAFTVLYGPAAKPAGTVGDFIDDVPDGAMIVLDNGGREDVTVWGDIMTEVARRRGIAGTVIDGINRDVHLCLELGYPVFSRANWMRTGKDRVQVEGVNVPVTIGGARVAPGDIVKGDADGVVVLPRAHEEAILAAAEEIARSEEAIRALCRAGKSLAEARREHGYHRLQSRSEP, encoded by the coding sequence GTGACCGACCTTGCGCTGGCGCGTGCGCGCGCCCTCGACACCGCCACATTGTCCGATGCGCTCGACAAGCTCGGCATCGTCGGCCAATGCCACCGCATCGCGCCGCGCAGCACCGCCTTCAAGGCGGCGGGGCGCGCCTTCACCGTCCTTTACGGACCCGCGGCCAAGCCGGCGGGCACGGTCGGCGACTTCATCGACGACGTTCCGGACGGCGCGATGATCGTGCTCGACAATGGCGGGCGCGAAGACGTGACGGTCTGGGGCGACATCATGACCGAGGTCGCGCGCCGCCGCGGCATCGCCGGCACCGTCATCGACGGCATCAACCGCGACGTGCATCTGTGCCTGGAGCTCGGCTATCCGGTGTTCAGCCGCGCCAACTGGATGCGCACCGGCAAGGATCGCGTCCAGGTCGAGGGCGTCAACGTTCCCGTCACCATCGGCGGCGCCCGCGTTGCGCCGGGCGACATCGTCAAGGGCGACGCCGACGGCGTGGTCGTCCTGCCGCGCGCGCATGAAGAAGCCATCCTGGCCGCCGCCGAGGAGATCGCCCGGTCCGAGGAAGCGATCCGCGCGCTCTGCCGCGCCGGCAAAAGCCTGGCCGAGGCGCGCCGCGAACACGGCTATCACCGCCTGCAGAGCCGGAGCGAACCGTGA
- a CDS encoding RraA family protein, whose translation MSAEFVSRLRRFDACTISDAMDRLGIAGVASGLPRASGDGRIAGRAVTLKVGVGAPQPGAPRHLGTAAIESAGPDDVIVVEQHSGIEAGCWGGLLTLGASVRGIAGVVADGPVRDIDEARGLGFAIYAARFTARTARGRVVELGTNVPITCRGVRVEAGDYVVADDSAVVFIPAAQIAATLDAADAIAAREAAMARAIAAGTPISAVMDGSYEQMLKKD comes from the coding sequence ATGTCCGCGGAATTCGTCTCACGGCTGCGCCGGTTCGACGCCTGCACGATCTCCGACGCGATGGACCGGCTGGGGATAGCCGGCGTCGCGAGCGGCCTTCCCCGCGCATCGGGCGACGGCCGCATTGCCGGGCGCGCCGTCACGCTGAAAGTCGGCGTCGGTGCGCCGCAGCCGGGGGCGCCGCGCCATCTGGGCACCGCCGCCATCGAGAGCGCCGGCCCCGACGACGTGATCGTCGTCGAGCAGCACTCCGGGATCGAGGCGGGATGCTGGGGCGGCCTGCTGACGCTGGGCGCCAGCGTGCGCGGCATCGCCGGCGTCGTCGCGGACGGGCCGGTGCGCGACATCGACGAAGCGCGCGGCCTCGGCTTCGCCATCTACGCTGCGCGCTTCACTGCCCGCACGGCCCGCGGCCGCGTGGTCGAGCTCGGCACCAATGTCCCGATCACCTGCCGCGGCGTGCGCGTCGAGGCCGGGGACTATGTCGTGGCCGACGACAGCGCCGTCGTGTTCATCCCGGCGGCGCAGATCGCGGCGACGCTCGATGCCGCCGACGCCATCGCGGCGCGCGAAGCGGCGATGGCGCGCGCCATTGCGGCGGGCACGCCGATCTCCGCCGTGATGGACGGCAGCTATGAACAGATGTTGAAAAAGGACTGA
- a CDS encoding 4-carboxy-4-hydroxy-2-oxoadipate aldolase/oxaloacetate decarboxylase, protein MSGRFDPSRTTRTDFPRVASHLVQKALGLPTATLHEAGGRIGALPCAIKPIAAGMRLAGPAFTVHSPGGDNLWLHRAIVAAQAGDVLVVHADDAYEYGYWGEIMATAAQARGIAGLVIDGGVRDAALLEEMNFPAFSRTVCIRGTAKDFTARGFLGHPLRLGDADIQPGDLIVGDRDGVVAIPRARADEIILAAQNREAKEAEILQRLLAGETTMGIYDLGV, encoded by the coding sequence GTGAGCGGCCGCTTCGATCCGAGCCGGACCACGCGCACCGACTTTCCGCGCGTGGCATCTCACCTCGTACAAAAAGCCCTTGGTCTGCCCACCGCCACGCTGCACGAAGCGGGCGGCCGCATCGGCGCCCTGCCCTGCGCCATCAAGCCGATCGCCGCCGGCATGCGCCTCGCCGGGCCTGCCTTCACCGTGCACTCGCCGGGCGGCGACAATCTGTGGCTCCATCGCGCCATCGTCGCAGCGCAGGCGGGCGACGTGCTGGTGGTGCATGCCGACGATGCCTACGAATACGGCTACTGGGGCGAGATCATGGCCACGGCGGCGCAGGCGCGCGGCATCGCGGGCCTGGTCATCGACGGCGGCGTGCGCGACGCGGCCTTGCTGGAAGAGATGAACTTTCCGGCGTTTTCCCGCACGGTTTGCATCCGCGGCACGGCGAAGGATTTCACCGCACGCGGCTTCCTCGGCCATCCGCTGCGCCTCGGCGACGCCGACATCCAGCCGGGCGACCTGATCGTCGGCGACCGCGACGGCGTCGTCGCGATCCCGCGCGCGCGAGCCGACGAGATCATCCTCGCCGCGCAGAACCGCGAAGCGAAGGAAGCCGAGATCCTGCAAAGGCTGCTGGCCGGCGAGACGACGATGGGCATCTACGATCTCGGCGTCTGA
- a CDS encoding VOC family protein: MPKAEARKGQGGIFAPRRIGHVNFWVNGVADVAAFYRDVVGFDEAYRRESIRAIFMTNGNTYHDVAFMDLSGPRGAGHVPGLHHFSLELESEKALVDGINASKEAGFAFDYTISADVTNSAYGTDPDGNRFEVYADVVEDWRAARSGAVTTGGRPWIPGATEPITESYYPVDPPITRLTGAAFQPKRVSHAVLVTRNHAAMIEHYTRLAGLRVLAGDPDGSFVVLGGSLGEETLALFREREGRAPGLHHFGVELRDDQDLERGKAALAARGLQPLFEIDHPTRRCLYLGDPAGQKIQFYVGRDSDCTSWSALPEEAALLIA; encoded by the coding sequence ATGCCGAAAGCCGAAGCGCGCAAGGGGCAGGGCGGAATTTTCGCGCCGCGCCGGATCGGGCACGTCAATTTCTGGGTCAATGGCGTGGCGGACGTCGCCGCCTTCTATCGCGACGTCGTCGGCTTCGACGAAGCCTATCGCCGCGAATCCATCCGCGCGATCTTCATGACCAACGGAAACACCTATCACGACGTGGCGTTCATGGACCTGTCGGGACCGCGGGGCGCGGGACATGTTCCCGGATTGCATCATTTCTCGCTGGAGCTGGAGAGCGAGAAAGCGCTGGTGGACGGCATCAACGCGAGCAAGGAGGCCGGGTTCGCGTTCGACTACACGATCTCCGCCGACGTCACGAACAGCGCCTATGGCACCGATCCCGACGGCAACCGGTTCGAGGTCTATGCCGACGTCGTCGAAGACTGGCGCGCCGCGCGCTCCGGCGCCGTCACAACCGGCGGGCGGCCCTGGATACCCGGTGCCACCGAGCCGATCACGGAATCGTACTATCCGGTGGACCCGCCGATCACCCGGCTGACCGGGGCGGCTTTCCAGCCCAAGCGTGTCAGCCACGCCGTGCTGGTGACCCGCAATCACGCCGCGATGATCGAGCACTATACAAGGCTGGCAGGACTGCGCGTGCTGGCGGGCGATCCCGACGGCAGCTTCGTCGTTCTCGGCGGATCGCTGGGCGAAGAGACGCTGGCTCTTTTTCGCGAACGCGAAGGCCGGGCGCCCGGCCTGCATCATTTCGGCGTCGAGCTGCGGGACGATCAGGATCTCGAACGCGGCAAGGCGGCGCTGGCGGCGCGGGGCCTGCAGCCGTTGTTCGAGATCGATCATCCCACGCGCCGCTGTCTTTATCTCGGCGATCCCGCGGGCCAGAAGATCCAGTTCTATGTCGGTCGCGACAGCGATTGCACGAGCTGGAGCGCGCTACCCGAGGAAGCCGCGCTCCTGATCGCGTGA
- a CDS encoding amidohydrolase family protein has protein sequence MSGALPQGACDTHCHVFGPQSRFSYAPNRTYTPDEAPREALFALHRAHGFDRAVIVQPAVHGFDNRVTLDAIAASGNAYRGVALVPEDVTPAALEALHAGGMRGVRFNFLSHIALPPPERTVRRVAELVAPLGWHIVLHLTPPDLATAWNYLKPLALPFIVDHMARISTADGLDQPGFRLLLDMATDARCWVKISGADRASAAGAPFDDALPFCRALLEAAPERILWGTDWPHPNIKGSVPRESDLLSLLRKAAPEPALLRRVLVDNPNRLYRFDVAL, from the coding sequence TTGAGCGGCGCCCTGCCGCAAGGCGCCTGCGACACGCATTGCCATGTCTTCGGGCCGCAGTCGCGCTTCTCCTACGCGCCGAACCGCACCTACACCCCGGACGAGGCGCCGCGCGAAGCACTCTTCGCGTTGCACCGCGCCCATGGCTTCGATCGCGCGGTCATCGTCCAGCCGGCGGTCCACGGCTTCGACAACCGCGTCACGCTCGACGCGATCGCGGCCTCCGGGAACGCCTATCGCGGCGTGGCACTGGTGCCCGAGGACGTCACGCCCGCCGCACTCGAAGCGCTGCATGCCGGCGGCATGCGCGGCGTGCGCTTCAACTTTCTCAGCCATATCGCGCTGCCGCCGCCGGAGCGCACCGTGCGGCGCGTTGCCGAGCTGGTCGCGCCGCTCGGCTGGCACATCGTGCTGCATCTCACGCCGCCGGACCTGGCCACCGCCTGGAATTATCTGAAACCGCTTGCGCTTCCCTTCATCGTCGATCACATGGCGCGGATCAGCACCGCCGACGGCCTCGACCAGCCCGGCTTCCGCCTGCTGCTCGACATGGCGACCGATGCGCGCTGCTGGGTGAAGATCTCCGGCGCCGACCGCGCCTCGGCCGCCGGCGCGCCGTTCGACGACGCATTGCCGTTCTGCCGCGCCCTGCTCGAAGCCGCGCCGGAGCGGATCCTGTGGGGCACCGATTGGCCGCATCCCAACATCAAGGGATCCGTGCCGCGGGAATCCGACCTGCTGTCGCTGCTGCGCAAGGCGGCGCCGGAGCCGGCGCTGCTGCGCCGCGTGCTGGTCGACAATCCGAACCGTCTCTATCGCTTCGACGTCGCGCTTTAG